A region of the Myxococcus stipitatus DSM 14675 genome:
ATGGCGGGGCTCTTCGTCACGCTCGTCGACCGAGGCGGCCCCTACCGGGACCGGGCCCTGTCCATGGGCGCGATGACGCTGCTGGGCGCGGTGATGGGGCTGGTCTCCGCGCTGCACGGGTCCGATGGAGCCGTGGTGCTCTTCACGTGGGTCTGCGTCACGGCGTGTGGCTTTGCCCGCTCGTATGGGGACACGCCGGGATTGATGGGCGTGGTGCTCGCCAACTACACGGTGGTGTCCCTGGCGCTCCCGGCGCAGGACCTGACGGACGCGCTCATCCGCTCGGGGTTGTTCATCCTCGGGGGCCTGTGGGCGATGACCCTGGCCCTGGTGCTGTGGCCCCTGCGGCCCTATCGCCCCGCGCGCTCCGCCATCGCGGTCTGCTACCGGCAGCTCGCGGACCGGGCGGAGGAGGTGGGTCACTGGCCACTCGAGGGGCCTCCCGTGCCCGTCAATGTCGTGGAGGTCGTGGACTGGGAGTCTCGCGCCCGTCAGTCCTTGGAGGGGGCTCGGGATGTGCTTGCCTCCACGCGCCGCGCTCGCGCGGGGGAGAGTGACCGGGGAGAGCACCTGCTCGTCCTGCTCGAAGGCGTGGACGCCTTGCTCGCGCTGCTGGTGGCGTTGCCCGAGACGCTCGAGGTGGCGCCTCGCGAGCCTCGCTATCAAGCGCTGCGCGCGGAGATACACCGCGCCTTCGCGGAGCACGCGCGAGACCTGCGCCACATCGCCCTCGCGCTGGAGCAGGAGCGGCGTGAGGAGGCTCCCTCGACGTGGAGCCCGGACCGGGCGCGCCGGGTGATGGCCTCGCTGTCGGAGGAGGGCGCGCTCTCCGACTCCGCGCGTGCGTCGTACTCGCATGCCATCGGCCTGCTGGTCCGCATGCGTGAGTACTCGGATGCGCTGCTGGACGTGGCCGACCACCTCGAGGATGGACGCCCTGTCGAGCTGGACATGCCCGTGGGGCCGCACCCCGCCTCGCAGCGCAGGCGTCCTCTCCTGGAGCCCCTTCGCGACAACCTGGGCACGGACTCCGTCATCTTCCGCCATGCCTTGAGGCTCGGTGTCACGGCGGCGCTGGCGACGGCGCTCGTGCGGATGCTGAAGCTGGACCACGGCTACTGGGTCATCATCACCGTCATCCTCGTGCTCCAGCCCTACTCGGGCCTGACGTTCCGCCGCGGCCTGGAGCGCACGGCGGGCACGCTGCTCGGAGGGGCATTGGCGGCGGGGCTCGTCGTGCTGGTGCGCGAGCCAGCCGTGCTCCTGGTCGCCATCATGGCGTTCTTCGCCGTGGCCATCGCGGTGAAGCCCTTGAGCTTCTCGGCCTTCCAGGTGCTCCTCGCGCCCGCGCTGGTGTTGCTGGCGGAGATGCAGACCGGGGACTGGGAGCTCGCGGGCGTGCGCATCTCCAACACGCTGTTGGGGGGCGCCCTGGCGCTCATCGGC
Encoded here:
- a CDS encoding FUSC family protein → MNTLWRHLESVFHVERTRPAFGAGLRAALAVGVPMVIAAIQHLPAATWAGMAGLFVTLVDRGGPYRDRALSMGAMTLLGAVMGLVSALHGSDGAVVLFTWVCVTACGFARSYGDTPGLMGVVLANYTVVSLALPAQDLTDALIRSGLFILGGLWAMTLALVLWPLRPYRPARSAIAVCYRQLADRAEEVGHWPLEGPPVPVNVVEVVDWESRARQSLEGARDVLASTRRARAGESDRGEHLLVLLEGVDALLALLVALPETLEVAPREPRYQALRAEIHRAFAEHARDLRHIALALEQERREEAPSTWSPDRARRVMASLSEEGALSDSARASYSHAIGLLVRMREYSDALLDVADHLEDGRPVELDMPVGPHPASQRRRPLLEPLRDNLGTDSVIFRHALRLGVTAALATALVRMLKLDHGYWVIITVILVLQPYSGLTFRRGLERTAGTLLGGALAAGLVVLVREPAVLLVAIMAFFAVAIAVKPLSFSAFQVLLAPALVLLAEMQTGDWELAGVRISNTLLGGALALIGARLLWPSPERSRFPEEVASALRADRDYLLSVAAARSDSEPEVREARRKLGIRLLSAEASFQRLLTEWRGSSRQLEPTMALLAYARRFGAAVTAVAASLQWHGRQDLSPVASYAGNVLEDLALAVEHRRVPSPLPRSWVQQEGADALFSTQMDRLVRQLTVLHHATVRAAPQLSS